The Ictidomys tridecemlineatus isolate mIctTri1 chromosome 6, mIctTri1.hap1, whole genome shotgun sequence genome includes a region encoding these proteins:
- the Nptxr gene encoding neuronal pentraxin receptor — MGLGISNLLREAHYADTTQDYNAALVTPRPWRGLPFKLGMQAWKESGLGRASEPQAALETSTSFLCLQPRESALRARGEGWGSPRIPPRDHGVSALCAPPAVTLKSWAPPRPARHPRATAPGRPAQNGCGAGPGPPGERVGRGRGARSLPAARRLLRLPPPGLRAAAAAAAATAPAPAPDRPCAPGPRAPTPPPRLPGASGAPAARLTLKFLAVLLAAGMLAFLGAVICIIASVPLAASPARALPGGTDNASAAAGAAASPGPQRSLSALHGAGASAGPSALPGAPAASAYPLPPGPLFSRFLCTPLAAACPSGTEQGDAAGAAPGEREELLLLQSTAEQLRQTALQQEARIRADQDTIRELTGKLGRCESGLPRGLQDAGPRRDTMADGAWDSPALILELEDAVRALRDRIDRIEQELPAHVNLSAAPAPAPVVPTALHSKMDELEGQLLAKVLALEKERVALSHSSHRQRQEVEKELDALQDRVAELEHGSSAYSPPDAFKISIPIRNNYMYGRVRKALPELYAFTACMWLRSKSGGTGQGTPFSYSVPGQANEIVLLEAGHEPMELLINDKVAQLPLSLKDSSWHHICIAWTTRDGLWSAYQDGELRGSGENLAAWHPIKPHGILILGQEQDTLGGRFDATQAFVGDITQFNLWDHALTPAQVLGIANCTGPLLGNVLPWEDKLVEAFGGATKSSFDVCKGRAKA, encoded by the exons ATGGGTTTAGGCATCTCCAACCTTCTACGAGAGGCT CACTATGCAGACACCACTCAAGACTACAATGCAGCCCTGGTGACCCCACGACCCTGGCGTGGGCTTCCCTTCAAGTTGGGAATGCAGGCCTGGAAGGAGTCGGGCCTGGGGCGGGCGAGTGAGCCACAGGCTGCCCTGGAGACTTCCACGTCCTTCCTGTGCCTGCAACCCCGAGAATCCGCACTG AGGGCGcgaggggagggctgggggtcGCCCAGGATCCCGCCGCGCGACCACGGGGTCTCCGCCCTCTGCGCCCCGCCGGCGGTGACATTAAAGTCCTGGGCGCCGCCCCGGCCGGCGCGGCATCCTCGGGCGACCGCACCTGGGCGCCCGGCACAGAACGGGTGCGGGGCTGGGCCAGGGCCGCCGGGGGAGCGAGTGGGGCGGGGCCGCGGCGCCCGCTCCCTCCCCGCCGCCCGCCGCCTTCTCCGCCTCCCGCCGCCCGGGCTCAGAGCGGCGGCAGCAGCGGCCGCGGCGACAGCTCCGGCTCCCGCTCCCGATCGGCCCTGCGCTCCCGGGCCCCGCGCCCCGACCCCGCCGCCGCGCCTGCCGGGGGCCTCGGGCGCCCCCGCCGCCCGCCTCACGCTGAAGTTCCTGGCCGTGCTGCTGGCCGCGGGCATGCTGGCGTTCCTCGGTGCCGTCATCTGCATCATCGCCAGCGTGCCCCTGGCGGCCAGCCCCGCGCGGGCGCTGCCCGGCGGCACCGACAACGCCTCGGCCGCCGCGGGCGCCGCCGCGTCCCCGGGCCCGCAGCGCAGCCTGAGCGCGCTGCACGGCGCTGGCGCCTCGGCCGGGCCCTCTGCGCTGCCCGGGGCGCCGGCGGCCAGCGCCTACCCGCTGCCACCCGGGCCGCTCTTCAGCCGCTTCCTGTGCACGCCGCTGGCGGCCGCCTGCCCGTCGGGGACTGAGCAAGGGGACGCGGCGGGCGCGGCGCCGGGCGAGCGCgaagagctgctgctgctgcagagcaCCGCGGAGCAGCTGCGCCAGACGGCGCTGCAGCAGGAGGCGCGCATCCGCGCCGACCAGGACACCATCCGAGAGCTCACCGGCAAGCTGGGCCGCTGCGAGAGCGGCCTGCCGCGCGGCCTCCAGGACGCCGGACCCCGCCGCGACACCATGGCCGACGGGGCCTGGGACTCGCCCGCGCTCATCCTGGAGCTGGAGGACGCGGTGCGCGCCCTCCGGGACCGCATAGACCGCATCGAG CAGGAGCTCCCAGCCCACGTGAACCTCTCTGCcgccccagcccccgcccccgTGGTGCCCACCGCCCTGCACTCCAAGATGGACGAGCTGGAGGGGCAGCTGCTGGCCAAGGTGCTGGCGCTGGAGAAGGAACGTGTGGCCCTCAGTCACAGCAGCCACCGGCAGCGgcaggaggtggagaaggagctGGACGCCCTGCAGGACCGCGTGGCTGAGCTGGAGCACG GGTCCTCGGCCTACAGCCCCCCGGACGCCTTCAAGATCAGCATCCCCATCCGCAACAACTACATGTATGGGCGGGTGCGCAAGGCGCTGCCCGAGCTCTACGCGTTCACCGCCTGCATGTGGCTGCGGTCCAAGTCGGGCGGCACCGGCCAGGGCACCCCCTTCTCCTACTCGGTGCCCGGGCAGGCCAACGAGATCGTGCTGCTGGAGGCTGGCCACGAGCCCATGGAGCTGCTGATCAACGACAAG GTGGCCCAGCTGCCCCTGAGCCTGAAGGACAGCAGCTGGCACCACATCTGCATCGCCTGGACCACAAGGGATGGCCTGTGGTCTGCCTACCAGGATGGAGAGCTGCGAGGCTCTGGGGAGAACCTGGCGGCCTGGCACCCCATCAAGCCCCATGGGATCCTCATCCTGGGCCAGGAGCAG GACACCCTCGGGGGCCGATTTGATGCCACCCAGGCCTTCGTCGGGGACATCACCCAGTTTAACCTGTGGGACCATGCCCTGACACCCGCCCAGGTCCTGGGCATTGCCAACTGTACTGGGCCGCTGCTGGGCAACGTCCTCCCCTGGGAGGACAAGCTGGTTGAGGCCTTCGGGGGTGCAACGAAGTCCTCCTTCGACGTGTGCAAGGGGCGAGCCAAGGCATGA